A genome region from Erigeron canadensis isolate Cc75 chromosome 3, C_canadensis_v1, whole genome shotgun sequence includes the following:
- the LOC122590526 gene encoding floral homeotic protein PMADS 2-like, which yields MGRGKIEIKRIENTSNRQVTYSKRKNGIIKKAKEITVLCDANVSLVIYGSSGKMYEYCAPKPSILIDMLDKYQRLSGNKLWDAKHENRQNEIDRIKKENESMQIELRHLKGEDITSLTYEELIGYEDALENGLTNIRDKKDEIPKIMKKREQFLEDENKHLMLLVQQSEMAAMGEYQNHEPFSFRVQPMQPNLHERM from the exons ATGGGGAGAGGAAAGATAGAGATAAAAAGGATAGAAAACACAAGCAACAGACAAGTGACAtactcaaaaagaaaaaatggaaTCATTAAAAAAGCTAAAGAAATAACTGTTCTTTGTGATGCTAATGTTTCCCTTGTTATCTATGGATCTTCTGGCAAAATGTATGAATATTGCGCCCCAAAAccaagtat CTTGATTGACATGTTGGATAAATATCAAAGGCTTTCTGGGAACAAGTTGTGGGATGCTAAACATGAA AATCGGCAGAATGAAATTGATAGAAtcaagaaagagaatgaaagtATGCAAATTGAGCTTAG GCATTTGAAAGGGGAAGATATAACATCTTTGACCTATGAAGAATTAATTGGTTATGAAGATGCACTTGAGAATGGACTTACTAACATTCGAGATAAAAAG GACGAGATCCCCAAAATCATGAAGAAGCGT GAGCAATTTCTGGAGGACGAAAATAAGCACCTCATGTTGTTGGTG CAACAAAGTGAAATGGCAGCCATGGGAGAATACCAAAACCATGAGCCATTTTCGTTTCGTGTCCAGCCAATGCAGCCAAACTTGCACGAGAGGATGTAA
- the LOC122594293 gene encoding trihelix transcription factor GT-3a-like, with protein sequence MEHGGIYTTDPSIHSGVGGERFTQWSVQETRDFLMMRAELDQTFMETKRNKLLWEVIAKKMNERGYNRSAEQCKAKWKNLVTRYKGCEAVEHDGMRQQFPHYNDMQAIFSARMQRMLWMEAEGVASGSKKRMMELSSDDDEPNEESHIEKTNKKLKTTKSSRTGNNPSSSIASNLKEILDEFMKQQMHIEKQWMEIFEAKEEERRSKEIAWQEKMEVLANERRMLDQRWREREEQRMVKEEVRSQKWDALVTELLEKIRSQDM encoded by the exons atggAGCATGGAGGCATTTATACTACCGATCCAAGCATACATAGCGGAGTTGGTGGTGAAAGGTTTACACAATGGAGTGTGCAAGAAACACGAGATTTCTTAATGATGCGTGCGGAATTGGATCAAACGTTCATGGAAACAAAGCGCAATAAGCTTCTTTGGGAAGTGATAGCAAAAAAGATGAACGAGAGAGGGTATAATCGAAGCGCCGAGCAGTGTAAAGCCAAATGGAAGAATCTTGTCACACGTTATAAG GGATGTGAGGCAGTTGAACATGATGGCATGAGGCAACAATTCCCACACTACAACGATATGCAAGCGATTTTTTCAGCTCGAATGCAAAGGATGCTATGGATGGAAGCCGAGGGTGTAGCAAGCGGATCGAAAAAGAGAATGATGGAATTATCTTCAGATGATGATGAACCAAATGAAGAAAGTCATATAGAAAAGACTAACAAAAAATTGAAGACAACAAAGAGTAGTAGAACAGGAAATAATCCTAGCAGTAGTATAGCTAGTAACTTGAAAGAGATTCTAGATGAATTTATGAAGCAACAAATGCATATCGAGAAGCAATGGATGGAAATATTCGAGGCGAAAGAGGAAGAGAGGAGATCGAAAGAGATCGCATGGCAAGAAAAGATGGAAGTGTTAGCGAACGAAAGAAGAATGTTGGATCAAAGATGGAGGGAGAGAGAGGAGCAAAGAATGGTGAAAGAAGAAGTAAGATCTCAAAAATGGGATGCTCTTGTTACTGAACTTTTAGAAAAGATTAGAAGTCAAGATATGTAA
- the LOC122590525 gene encoding agamous-like MADS-box protein MADS9 yields the protein MGRGKIEIKRIENTSNRQVTYSKRKNGIIKKAKEITVLCDANVSLVISGSSGKMYEYCSPKTNLIDMLDRYQRLSGNKLWDAKHDDLQSEIDKIKKENETMQIELRHLRGEDITSLSIEELIAYEDALENGLTNIRDKKDEIPKLMRKHEQALEEENKQLMYLVQQTEMTSIGDYQGQQPFSFRVQPMQPNLQDRI from the exons ATGGGGAGAGGAAAGATAGAGATAAAAAGGATAGAAAACACAAGCAACAGGCAAGTGACATACtcaaaaagaaagaatggaatcATTAAGAAAGCTAAAGAAATAACTGTTCTTTGTGATGCTAATGTCTCTCTTGTTATCTCTGGATCTTCTGGCAAGATGTATGAGTATTGCAGCCCCAAAACCAA CCTGATTGACATGCTGGATAGATATCAAAGACTTTCAGGAAACAAGTTGTGGGATGCTAAACATGAT GATTTGCAGAGTGAAATTGACAAAAtcaagaaagagaatgaaaccATGCAAATTGAGCTAAG GCACTTGAGAGGGGAAGACATAACATCTTTGAGCATTGAAGAACTAATTGCTTATGAAGATGCACTCGAAAACGGACTCACAAACATTCGTGATAAAAAG GATGAAATCCCCAAATTGATGAGGAAACAT GAACAAGCTCTGGAAGAGGAAAATAAGCAACTTATGTATTTGGTG CAACAAACTGAGATGACAAGTATCGGAGATTATCAAGGTCAGCAGCCATTTTCCTTTAGGGTTCAACCAATGCAACCTAACTTGCAAGACAGGATCTAA